In Planktothrix tepida PCC 9214, a genomic segment contains:
- a CDS encoding HEAT repeat domain-containing protein — protein MSQPLNLENISNQLESDNLRDRLLALVSLRGVPPEDAVPLIKKVLNDPSLQVRSMAVFALGIKPTAECYPLLVNLLETDPDYGVRADAAGALGYLEDIRAFEPLVRAFYEDTDWLVRFSAAVSLGNLKDIRARDVLLAALNSNEVILHQAAIAAIGEIKDVESVDHILRFAQAEDWLVRQRLAEALGHLVTPKSLSALNYLVKDSHLQVAEAAKISLERLQEAELKS, from the coding sequence ATGAGTCAACCGTTGAACTTAGAAAATATTTCAAATCAGTTAGAGAGCGACAACTTACGCGATCGCTTATTGGCGTTAGTTTCTTTGCGGGGAGTTCCCCCAGAAGATGCTGTTCCTTTGATTAAAAAAGTTCTTAATGATCCCAGTTTACAAGTCCGGTCAATGGCGGTTTTTGCCCTGGGAATTAAACCCACAGCCGAATGCTATCCCCTGTTGGTGAATCTATTAGAAACTGATCCCGATTATGGAGTCAGGGCTGATGCCGCAGGGGCTTTGGGTTATTTAGAAGATATTCGAGCATTTGAACCTTTAGTTAGAGCTTTTTATGAAGATACAGATTGGCTGGTTCGATTTAGTGCGGCAGTTTCTTTAGGCAACCTGAAAGATATTCGCGCCCGTGATGTTTTATTAGCCGCATTAAATAGTAATGAAGTGATTTTACATCAAGCGGCGATCGCGGCGATCGGAGAAATTAAAGATGTTGAATCTGTTGATCATATTCTGCGCTTTGCTCAAGCTGAAGATTGGTTAGTTCGGCAACGATTAGCTGAAGCATTAGGTCATTTGGTGACACCCAAAAGTCTTTCGGCGTTGAACTATTTAGTCAAAGATAGTCATCTGCAAGTGGCTGAAGCTGCCAAAATTTCCTTAGAACGGCTACAAGAAGCCGAATTAAAATCTTAA
- a CDS encoding DUF937 domain-containing protein encodes MGLFDQIITALNDPNQAGNSTQMSNILNTAQQLGNQLGISPQTSQMVMSMVGSSVRSSLQEKRTQLGNEATQNIVNEFGGTTPSTQAVQMLFSPTQQQQLIQTISQHTGVSSQTLQSLLPVVVPLVLNLLKTGTNQQQPQGGSNQVLNSFLDADGDGDVDVADAMRLAGQYFQS; translated from the coding sequence ATGGGACTATTCGATCAAATTATAACGGCTCTCAATGATCCAAACCAAGCCGGAAACAGCACTCAGATGAGTAATATTCTCAATACGGCTCAACAGCTTGGGAACCAATTAGGTATTTCTCCTCAAACCAGTCAAATGGTGATGTCAATGGTGGGGAGTTCTGTTCGGTCTTCTTTACAAGAAAAACGAACCCAACTTGGAAATGAGGCGACTCAAAATATCGTCAATGAATTTGGAGGAACAACACCGAGTACCCAGGCGGTTCAAATGTTATTTTCTCCCACTCAGCAACAACAATTAATTCAAACTATTTCTCAACATACGGGTGTTAGTTCCCAAACCCTTCAATCCCTTTTACCAGTGGTTGTTCCTTTAGTTTTAAACCTTCTAAAAACCGGAACAAATCAACAACAACCTCAAGGAGGTTCTAATCAAGTTTTGAATAGTTTTTTAGATGCAGATGGCGATGGAGATGTTGATGTTGCGGATGCGATGCGTTTAGCAGGACAATATTTTCAAAGTTAA
- a CDS encoding methyltransferase domain-containing protein, translating to MILSVNEPNFWEEHYQQGTPGWDLGEPAPPFVDFLQSSHTLPPGKTAVLGCGRGYEALLFASYGFDVVGIDFATSAIEEALNWQQKLIAQPSLLKGSGQDLPTSAIFLQRDIFELSEEFSGQFDYVVEHTCFCAIPPEKRGNYAQLVESILKPKGQLLGLFFTHSRPGGPPFGITPGEIQAYFQDKFHILDLHPVTNSTSKRQGEEHWGQFRVKKK from the coding sequence ATGATTTTATCAGTTAATGAACCCAATTTTTGGGAAGAACACTATCAACAGGGAACCCCAGGATGGGACTTAGGAGAACCAGCACCCCCCTTTGTTGATTTTTTGCAATCTTCTCACACCCTACCACCGGGAAAAACTGCGGTTTTAGGCTGTGGAAGGGGTTATGAGGCGCTGTTGTTTGCCAGTTATGGATTTGATGTTGTTGGGATTGATTTCGCGACTTCTGCAATTGAAGAAGCCTTAAACTGGCAACAGAAGTTGATAGCTCAACCGTCTCTTTTAAAAGGTTCAGGACAAGATTTACCCACCTCAGCAATATTCTTACAACGGGATATTTTTGAATTATCGGAAGAGTTTTCAGGACAATTTGATTATGTCGTTGAACATACTTGTTTTTGTGCCATTCCCCCCGAAAAACGAGGAAATTATGCCCAGTTAGTTGAGTCTATTCTGAAACCCAAGGGGCAATTGTTGGGGTTGTTTTTTACCCATTCCCGTCCTGGAGGGCCACCGTTTGGGATTACACCTGGGGAAATTCAAGCATATTTTCAAGATAAATTTCATATTCTTGATCTCCATCCCGTGACAAACTCAACCTCTAAGCGTCAAGGTGAAGAACATTGGGGACAGTTTAGGGTCAAAAAAAAATAA
- a CDS encoding DUF1997 domain-containing protein, with protein sequence MYTHFQASQTVEMAVPKPNLIHHYLRQPKRLVKALVDPTRLDHLGEEIYRLKMRPLQFMMFSLQPTVDLKVWIQSDGILNLKSVGCEIRGIEYINQRFSLNLVGKLYPVQLQGITHLKGQADLEVKVELPPPLWLTPQPILETTGNGLLKSVLMTVRHRLVHNLLSDYSHWSEEQLGVGGRQPQSNNAVSSMEWL encoded by the coding sequence ATGTATACCCACTTTCAAGCTTCTCAAACTGTTGAAATGGCTGTACCCAAGCCCAATTTGATTCACCATTATCTACGTCAACCGAAACGTTTGGTGAAGGCGTTAGTTGATCCGACTCGTTTGGATCACTTGGGAGAGGAGATTTACCGCTTAAAAATGCGTCCTTTGCAGTTCATGATGTTCAGTTTACAACCGACGGTAGACTTGAAAGTCTGGATACAGTCCGATGGAATTCTTAACTTAAAATCCGTTGGCTGTGAAATTCGAGGAATTGAGTATATTAATCAACGGTTTTCCCTGAATTTAGTGGGGAAACTCTATCCAGTTCAATTACAAGGAATTACCCATTTAAAAGGTCAAGCGGATTTAGAAGTAAAAGTTGAACTTCCTCCCCCTTTATGGTTAACGCCCCAACCTATTTTAGAAACAACCGGAAATGGATTATTAAAAAGCGTGCTGATGACGGTTAGGCACCGATTAGTTCATAATTTATTATCGGATTATTCCCATTGGTCTGAAGAACAATTAGGAGTTGGGGGACGCCAACCTCAGTCTAACAATGCGGTATCGAGTATGGAGTGGCTGTAG
- a CDS encoding PAS domain S-box protein has product MKFWKKLLIDPCYQITLIYAITGGLWIAFSDHLLALLAHYPYSITVFQTIKGWFFILITSLLLYYLIRQETQRLQLSEKRYRDLFLNHPQPIGVYDLKTLKFLAVNEAAIAHYGYSESEFLKMTILDLCSPEESESFKLLMTSNAKSSDQKNLSKHRKKDGMLIDVEILSHQLQMILEPDILL; this is encoded by the coding sequence ATGAAATTCTGGAAAAAATTACTGATTGATCCATGCTATCAAATTACTTTAATTTATGCAATAACGGGTGGTCTTTGGATTGCTTTTTCTGATCATCTATTAGCCCTATTAGCCCATTATCCCTATTCTATTACGGTTTTTCAAACGATTAAAGGCTGGTTTTTTATCTTAATTACCAGTCTCCTCCTCTATTATTTAATTCGTCAAGAAACCCAGCGTTTGCAACTTTCCGAAAAACGGTATCGAGATTTATTTTTGAATCATCCTCAACCTATTGGGGTTTATGATCTAAAAACGTTAAAATTTTTGGCTGTTAATGAAGCTGCGATCGCTCATTATGGTTATTCAGAATCAGAATTTCTGAAGATGACAATTTTAGATCTGTGTTCTCCTGAAGAGTCTGAATCGTTTAAACTTTTGATGACATCAAATGCTAAAAGTAGTGATCAAAAAAATCTATCTAAACATCGCAAGAAAGATGGAATGTTAATTGATGTTGAAATTCTTTCTCATCAATTACAGATGATTTTGGAACCGGATATTCTTCTTTAA
- a CDS encoding 6-pyruvoyl trahydropterin synthase family protein, with product MPKWKLTTEFTFDSAHYIKDYDGPCGRMHGHSYRVQVEATSNQLHSSEYCPHPVMVADFRSLRWAKKDVTKGGLDHGVLNEILPPEYETTAEMIAKYIYDVTKKRVPEGVRLKVRVSETSNSWVEYEDDESES from the coding sequence ATGCCGAAATGGAAATTAACAACAGAATTTACCTTTGATAGCGCCCATTATATTAAAGATTATGATGGCCCCTGTGGACGAATGCACGGTCATAGTTATCGTGTGCAAGTGGAAGCAACATCTAACCAACTCCATTCCTCGGAATATTGCCCCCATCCCGTGATGGTCGCAGATTTTAGAAGTTTACGATGGGCAAAAAAAGATGTTACCAAAGGAGGGTTAGATCATGGGGTGTTAAATGAAATTTTACCCCCGGAATATGAAACAACAGCCGAAATGATTGCCAAATATATTTATGATGTCACCAAAAAACGAGTCCCTGAAGGAGTCCGATTAAAAGTTAGGGTTTCAGAAACCTCTAATTCTTGGGTTGAGTATGAAGATGATGAATCAGAAAGTTAA
- a CDS encoding CBS domain-containing protein, translated as MEFYQSVRYSSALEQAIDRNPFIVTPETSLADVIKVLGLSQNHCLLNPSHSSVEDSRASCVLVIHQDPEEFVHVLPDEHPQFSSLLGIVTERDIVQLIAAGILDNLKEAPLHKIRVAEIMSPVTVSLTESDDQDIFTALSLFRQHQILHLPVLDSRGQLVGVITPERIRRVLQPSNILRLRRVGDEMLTQVVTAPVTTSVLSLAQMMAAHQASCVVIFQSGTRKKLTPVGLVTEQDIVEAQFLELDLTLTPATTVMGTLSFSLKPNDSLWLAHQEMQKQQAQWLVVCGDEGELLGIITQVSLLRMLDPTEMYRVVKQLQQSVNQLQTEKLELLKSRNAELEKQVQERTSKIHEQLQRERLLAKISMRIHQSLNLDEILNATVAEVRQFLQADRVFIYHIESDQTGKLVAESVAIGCKSLANDQLFKESVKCYLTVFEYDNIYAVSDIQKSSLSPEEINQLNQQEVTAYLVVPILQDGQLWGIITAHQCSGSRHWQPSETLLLQQLATQLAIAIQQAQLYQQVQALNTDLERQVQDRTAELQQKVQELQQLNILKDDFLSTVSHELRTPLANMKMAIHMLKIAPNSERGQKYLEILGSECLRETNLINDLLDLQRLESSSTPIALESLDLLEWLPNIINPFYSRTQERQQLLTVSYYPHLQPIRTNANSLERILAELLNNACKYSPNGGEIFLEIHYRSLSNWLELISTPKTKRKGKKQDKPLPSPSISDSLQIVIRNPAEIPAKELPRIFEKFYRVPNADPWKQGGTGLGLALVQKLVEQLGGTIQVESDQTLTTFIIEFPC; from the coding sequence ATGGAATTTTATCAGTCTGTGCGGTATTCATCAGCCTTAGAACAAGCCATTGATCGAAATCCATTTATCGTTACGCCCGAAACTTCTTTAGCCGATGTGATCAAGGTATTGGGACTCTCTCAAAATCATTGTCTGTTAAACCCTAGCCATTCTTCAGTAGAAGATTCTAGGGCAAGTTGTGTGTTAGTGATTCATCAAGATCCAGAAGAATTTGTTCATGTTCTTCCTGATGAACACCCTCAATTTTCCTCTCTTTTAGGGATTGTAACAGAACGAGATATTGTTCAGTTAATTGCGGCGGGAATTTTAGATAATTTAAAGGAAGCACCGCTTCATAAAATTCGTGTCGCTGAAATTATGTCTCCGGTTACAGTTAGTTTAACTGAATCCGATGATCAAGATATTTTTACCGCTTTATCCTTATTTCGACAACATCAAATTCTCCATTTACCGGTTTTAGATAGTCGAGGGCAGTTAGTGGGAGTGATTACCCCAGAACGAATTCGTCGGGTTTTACAACCGTCTAATATTTTAAGATTGCGAAGAGTCGGAGATGAAATGTTAACCCAAGTTGTGACGGCTCCGGTAACAACATCTGTATTAAGTTTAGCTCAAATGATGGCGGCACATCAAGCCAGTTGTGTTGTCATTTTTCAATCGGGAACTCGAAAAAAATTAACTCCCGTTGGATTAGTTACAGAACAAGATATTGTGGAGGCACAATTTTTAGAATTAGATTTAACCTTAACACCTGCAACAACGGTAATGGGAACTTTATCCTTTTCTTTAAAACCCAATGATTCTTTATGGCTGGCTCATCAAGAAATGCAAAAGCAACAGGCACAATGGTTAGTCGTTTGTGGAGATGAAGGAGAATTATTAGGAATTATTACACAAGTTAGTTTATTAAGAATGCTTGATCCGACGGAAATGTATCGGGTTGTTAAACAATTACAGCAATCAGTTAATCAACTGCAAACGGAAAAATTAGAACTGTTAAAAAGTCGCAATGCGGAACTGGAAAAACAAGTTCAAGAACGCACCTCTAAAATTCATGAACAGTTACAACGGGAAAGACTGTTAGCTAAAATTTCCATGAGAATTCATCAATCCTTAAATTTAGATGAAATTCTCAATGCAACAGTGGCGGAAGTTCGACAATTTTTACAAGCTGATCGGGTGTTTATTTATCATATTGAATCCGACCAAACCGGAAAATTAGTGGCTGAATCCGTTGCTATTGGATGTAAATCCCTGGCTAATGATCAGCTTTTTAAAGAATCAGTTAAATGTTACTTAACGGTCTTTGAATATGATAATATTTATGCCGTTTCTGATATTCAAAAATCTTCCTTAAGTCCTGAAGAAATTAATCAATTAAATCAACAGGAAGTGACGGCTTATCTCGTGGTTCCTATTTTACAAGATGGGCAACTGTGGGGAATTATTACAGCCCATCAGTGTTCAGGTTCTCGCCATTGGCAACCCTCAGAAACCCTATTATTACAACAGCTTGCCACTCAATTAGCGATCGCCATTCAACAAGCTCAATTATATCAACAAGTTCAAGCGTTAAATACTGATTTAGAACGTCAAGTTCAAGATCGAACCGCCGAACTCCAGCAAAAAGTTCAAGAATTGCAACAGTTAAATATTCTCAAGGATGATTTTTTGAGTACCGTTTCTCATGAACTGCGGACTCCTTTAGCGAATATGAAAATGGCGATTCATATGTTAAAAATTGCCCCCAATTCTGAGCGAGGTCAAAAGTATTTGGAGATCCTAGGATCTGAATGTCTGCGAGAAACAAATTTAATTAATGATTTATTGGATTTACAACGGTTGGAATCCTCCTCTACCCCCATTGCTCTCGAAAGTTTAGATTTATTGGAATGGTTGCCCAATATTATAAATCCTTTTTATTCCCGCACTCAAGAACGCCAGCAGTTGCTCACTGTATCTTATTATCCCCATTTACAACCCATTAGAACAAATGCCAATAGTTTAGAGCGGATTTTGGCAGAACTGTTAAATAATGCCTGTAAATATAGTCCAAATGGGGGAGAAATTTTTCTAGAAATTCATTATCGTTCTTTATCAAATTGGTTGGAATTAATATCAACCCCTAAAACCAAACGCAAAGGTAAAAAACAAGATAAACCTCTCCCTTCTCCCTCAATTTCCGACTCCTTACAAATTGTCATTCGTAACCCAGCAGAAATTCCGGCTAAAGAACTTCCTCGCATTTTTGAGAAGTTTTATCGGGTTCCCAATGCAGACCCCTGGAAGCAAGGAGGAACCGGGTTAGGATTAGCATTAGTCCAAAAATTAGTTGAACAATTAGGCGGAACAATTCAAGTTGAAAGTGACCAAACTTTAACAACTTTTATCATTGAGTTTCCCTGTTAA
- a CDS encoding DUF928 domain-containing protein encodes MSRHPFHFAFLSMTLATGLGFNFSIFQQSPQPQTSPIQVSEDVTPPPDTDKPATEPNITRGYCFDIPLIAIKPKQGTPTTLADTPTFLFYIPPLKSDQILSVPEQSPFLGEFIITDQNKNTIYEGKLNLEAQSGLLRISLPKSVAELFVETGNPYSWSFQITCDTTGDFSGSTMIKGKIQRLSTNREIQTKLLQQMTAYDRFKLYQSLGLEYDALILLDELRHQNPNDATLTATWDNLLKANGLERLIGVPWINVEINSMPTQPQNH; translated from the coding sequence ATGTCACGTCATCCATTCCATTTCGCTTTCCTCAGTATGACCTTAGCCACGGGGCTAGGTTTTAACTTTTCTATATTCCAACAATCTCCACAACCTCAAACCTCTCCCATTCAAGTCAGTGAAGATGTAACACCCCCACCCGATACCGACAAACCTGCCACAGAACCGAATATCACGCGAGGATATTGTTTTGATATTCCATTAATTGCCATTAAACCCAAACAGGGGACACCAACGACCTTAGCAGATACTCCTACTTTTTTATTTTATATTCCCCCTTTGAAATCCGATCAGATTTTATCTGTTCCTGAACAATCACCCTTCCTAGGAGAATTCATCATTACAGATCAAAATAAAAACACAATCTATGAAGGGAAATTGAATTTAGAAGCTCAATCTGGTTTATTGCGTATCAGTTTACCCAAATCCGTTGCTGAGTTATTTGTAGAAACGGGTAATCCTTATTCTTGGTCTTTTCAAATCACTTGTGACACGACAGGAGATTTTAGTGGAAGCACTATGATTAAAGGAAAAATCCAACGGCTTTCCACTAATCGAGAAATACAAACAAAACTTCTACAACAGATGACCGCTTATGATCGTTTTAAACTGTATCAATCCCTGGGATTAGAATATGATGCCCTGATTTTATTAGATGAATTACGTCATCAAAATCCTAATGATGCGACTTTAACAGCTACTTGGGACAATCTTTTAAAAGCGAACGGACTAGAAAGGTTAATTGGAGTTCCTTGGATTAACGTTGAAATTAATTCGATGCCAACTCAACCCCAAAATCATTAA
- a CDS encoding S66 peptidase family protein, with translation MNRRDFLAGLTLTGIATQLPVLAQSASVSGLLKPSRLKPGDTVGLVTPASPILKEHLKWIQLQLGQQELTVKVAPHVLSEYGYLAGTDQQRAADINQMFADPTVKAIIATGGGWGSSRILSLLDYDLIRQHPKIFLGYSDITALLLGLYSQTGLVTFHGLLGTSLWTPYSVNWLEKLLFDAQNITFQNPANIRVETLYPGQAQGRLVGGNLSVLSTLVGSEYLPSWQGKILFVEDVGEDIYRIDRMLTHLKLAGILDQISGFIFSQCTSCTPGEGNEPSLTLWQVLTDLIQPLEIPAWYGSMMGHIRDQFTVPLGIEVEIDTKQGTIAMLENAVT, from the coding sequence ATGAATCGTCGTGATTTTTTAGCAGGATTAACCTTAACGGGAATTGCGACTCAGTTGCCCGTTTTAGCTCAGTCTGCATCTGTTTCTGGGTTACTCAAACCTTCCCGTTTAAAGCCAGGAGATACAGTGGGGTTAGTGACTCCAGCCAGCCCGATTTTAAAGGAGCATTTAAAGTGGATTCAACTACAATTAGGACAACAGGAATTAACCGTTAAAGTTGCCCCTCATGTTCTGAGTGAATACGGCTATTTAGCAGGAACCGATCAACAACGGGCAGCCGATATTAATCAAATGTTCGCTGACCCAACGGTTAAGGCGATTATTGCCACAGGAGGCGGTTGGGGAAGTAGCCGAATTTTATCTTTATTAGATTATGATTTAATTCGCCAACATCCTAAAATTTTTCTCGGTTATAGTGATATTACAGCCTTATTATTAGGATTATATAGCCAAACGGGATTAGTCACCTTTCATGGATTATTAGGCACTTCATTATGGACTCCTTATTCCGTCAATTGGTTAGAAAAACTTTTATTTGATGCCCAAAATATTACCTTTCAAAATCCTGCCAATATTCGAGTTGAAACCCTTTATCCAGGTCAAGCCCAAGGACGGTTAGTGGGAGGCAATTTATCAGTTTTATCAACTTTAGTGGGTTCCGAGTATTTACCCAGTTGGCAGGGCAAAATCTTATTTGTGGAAGATGTAGGTGAGGATATATACCGAATTGATCGAATGTTAACCCATTTAAAATTAGCTGGAATTTTAGATCAAATTTCGGGATTTATTTTTAGTCAATGTACATCCTGCACCCCGGGGGAGGGAAATGAACCCTCGTTAACCTTATGGCAAGTCTTAACGGATTTAATTCAACCCTTAGAGATTCCCGCCTGGTATGGTTCGATGATGGGTCATATTCGAGATCAATTTACGGTTCCTTTAGGAATAGAGGTAGAAATTGATACTAAACAAGGCACAATTGCAATGCTAGAAAATGCTGTGACTTAA
- a CDS encoding class I SAM-dependent methyltransferase, whose amino-acid sequence MTQKQWYESLFENYGEKYDSENFTKGTMGECDFIEKELGFNKSLNILDVGCGTGRHTIELTKRGYSVTGIDLSESQLKRAKDKAKIENLMIDFQQQDARNLPFNHEFDAAIMLCEGGFSLMETDEMNFEILKNVTQSLKTNAKLIFTTLNGLFPLYHSVEQFYESTTEAGNSTCKSNSFDLMTFRDHNITEFEDDLGNKKSLACNERYYVPSEITWLLKSLGYSSIDIYSAKLGAFSRHDRLTTEDFEMLVIAEK is encoded by the coding sequence ATGACTCAAAAACAATGGTACGAATCCCTGTTCGAGAATTACGGAGAAAAATATGATTCTGAGAATTTTACAAAAGGGACAATGGGTGAATGTGATTTCATAGAAAAAGAATTAGGATTTAATAAATCCTTAAACATATTAGACGTAGGTTGCGGGACAGGAAGACATACAATTGAACTGACCAAGCGGGGATATTCTGTTACGGGAATTGATTTATCCGAATCTCAGCTTAAAAGGGCAAAGGATAAAGCAAAAATTGAAAATTTGATGATTGATTTTCAGCAGCAGGATGCCAGAAATTTGCCATTTAATCATGAATTTGATGCCGCGATCATGCTTTGCGAGGGAGGATTTTCCCTCATGGAAACTGATGAAATGAACTTTGAAATCCTGAAAAATGTCACCCAATCATTAAAGACGAATGCTAAACTTATATTCACAACTTTAAATGGATTGTTCCCCTTATATCATTCGGTTGAGCAATTCTATGAATCAACAACAGAAGCCGGAAATTCTACCTGCAAAAGCAATAGTTTTGACTTGATGACCTTCCGGGATCATAACATAACGGAATTTGAAGATGACCTGGGAAACAAGAAATCTCTTGCCTGTAATGAAAGGTATTATGTGCCGAGTGAAATTACCTGGCTCCTGAAATCTCTGGGTTACAGCAGCATAGATATTTATAGCGCTAAGTTGGGGGCATTTTCCAGACATGACAGATTAACAACTGAAGATTTTGAGATGCTTGTTATTGCTGAAAAATGA
- a CDS encoding EAL domain-containing protein: MDTLKIDRSFVKNLESPGKDLEITKTIVNLAKCLNLDIIAEGIETPVQKEILQSLGCEAGQGYWFSPPLNWTGITNFLSI; encoded by the coding sequence ATTGATACCCTAAAAATTGATAGGAGTTTTGTCAAAAATTTAGAATCTCCAGGGAAAGATTTGGAAATCACAAAAACCATTGTTAATTTAGCCAAATGCCTGAATTTAGATATTATTGCTGAAGGGATAGAAACCCCAGTTCAAAAAGAAATTTTACAATCCTTGGGTTGCGAAGCCGGACAAGGATATTGGTTTTCACCGCCCTTAAATTGGACAGGAATAACAAATTTTTTATCGATTTAA
- the pheA gene encoding prephenate dehydratase, translating to MTVSIAHLGPSGTYAEAAALAYAQSLTQNTGEEVMLCPCSSISQTLWTVAKGDAQIGVVPVENSIEGSVSMTLDTLWQIGSLQIQQALILPIAHALISQAQNFEQIQVVYSHPQALAQCQGWLEKSLPDVPLIAKNSTTEALQLVRDETHVAAIASLRAAELYQLPVLAHPINDYSDNCTRFWVVSLQPSGPGKYTSLGFSVPANVPGALAKPLTIFAERGINLSRIESRPSKRSLGDYLFFMDLEADSHEQSVQSALAELRSFTETLKIFGSYTLLNLN from the coding sequence ATGACCGTTTCCATTGCCCATCTTGGCCCATCGGGGACTTATGCGGAAGCCGCCGCCTTAGCTTATGCCCAATCTTTGACCCAAAATACCGGGGAAGAAGTGATGTTATGTCCCTGTTCGAGTATTAGTCAAACCCTATGGACAGTTGCCAAAGGAGATGCCCAGATTGGGGTTGTTCCGGTGGAGAATTCCATTGAAGGCAGTGTTAGTATGACGTTGGATACATTATGGCAAATTGGTTCCCTACAAATTCAACAAGCCTTAATTCTTCCCATCGCCCATGCGTTGATTTCCCAAGCCCAAAACTTTGAGCAAATTCAAGTGGTTTATTCCCATCCCCAAGCCTTAGCCCAGTGTCAAGGATGGTTAGAAAAATCCCTCCCCGATGTGCCATTAATTGCTAAAAATTCAACAACAGAAGCCTTACAATTGGTCAGGGATGAAACTCATGTCGCTGCGATCGCGTCTTTACGAGCAGCAGAATTATATCAACTTCCCGTTCTTGCCCATCCTATTAACGATTATTCCGATAATTGTACCCGTTTTTGGGTCGTCAGTTTACAACCTTCAGGGCCGGGAAAATATACGTCTTTAGGCTTTAGTGTTCCGGCGAATGTTCCGGGTGCATTAGCTAAACCCTTAACTATTTTTGCGGAACGAGGTATTAATTTAAGCCGAATAGAATCCCGTCCTAGTAAGCGTTCCCTAGGAGATTATCTATTTTTTATGGATTTAGAAGCGGATAGCCATGAGCAATCCGTACAATCCGCTTTAGCAGAATTAAGATCCTTCACAGAAACCCTCAAAATTTTTGGAAGTTATACCCTATTAAACCTGAATTAA
- a CDS encoding HAD family hydrolase, with amino-acid sequence MNYLALATDFDGTLATDGMVEESTLNALERWQQSGRKLILITGRQLDNLIAHIPVINVFDWVIAENGAVLYQPPTKLEKLLAERPSEDFISLLRDRIDQKQQSLKNQAVPEEFSQIAQAQLFEALGVGRVIIATWEPYLEITQKTIQELGVNLQIICNKGAVMVLPEGINKAFGLNALSQLINLPLQQIVGVGDAENDCDFLEQCGYSVAVANALPQVKEKVNWVTKNSRGAGVIELINHLL; translated from the coding sequence ATGAACTATTTAGCTTTAGCAACGGATTTTGATGGAACCTTAGCGACCGATGGAATGGTGGAGGAGTCTACTTTAAATGCTTTAGAACGGTGGCAACAGTCAGGGCGAAAGTTAATTCTGATTACGGGCAGACAACTCGATAATTTAATTGCTCATATTCCGGTTATTAATGTGTTTGATTGGGTGATTGCAGAAAATGGTGCTGTATTATATCAACCCCCTACAAAGCTCGAAAAATTATTGGCAGAACGCCCGTCTGAAGACTTTATAAGCCTCTTACGCGATCGCATTGACCAAAAACAACAATCTTTAAAAAATCAAGCGGTTCCAGAGGAATTTTCTCAGATTGCTCAAGCTCAATTATTTGAAGCGTTGGGGGTGGGTCGAGTGATTATTGCCACTTGGGAACCCTATTTAGAAATTACCCAGAAAACGATTCAAGAGTTAGGCGTTAATCTCCAAATTATTTGCAATAAAGGAGCAGTGATGGTATTACCCGAAGGCATTAATAAAGCCTTTGGATTAAACGCTCTTTCCCAATTAATCAACCTCCCTCTACAACAAATTGTAGGTGTTGGGGATGCAGAAAACGATTGTGACTTTTTAGAACAATGTGGTTATTCCGTAGCTGTTGCTAATGCCTTACCCCAAGTCAAAGAAAAAGTTAATTGGGTCACAAAAAACAGCCGAGGAGCAGGGGTAATAGAATTAATTAATCACCTTCTATAA